From a single Salinirussus salinus genomic region:
- a CDS encoding S9 family peptidase: protein MERIEATDFHDLAGVTEPRVAPGGERVAFVRAEPSEEGDSYEATVHLAPTGGGQPRRFTLAEGVDSQPRFSPGGDRLAFVSTRGADDDRPQLWVVPTDGGEARQVTDVVGGVEGIAWGPAGDRVAFVQRVTADDREADRDLSVPDDYEPEPPDPRVIDRTVYRSMEEYFDGRRGQVYLAHLGGAPEDAPGPTGGEGDEIERVTDADRDHATPEFGDADTLYYTVRDGEPDPDDSNEHTIVAYDTASGEREALHTTTAWATTLAATGDGRVAYTYVEDDRASMRPVEARVYEVEAGEVHTPMAALDRTLSFDHSVQWGPDDESLYLVTPDEGAGAVWAAPWDGDGSDAERVVREAWASVDGLHVGEDLLAVVRSEWDHPGDLYVTTPGGTEERRLTRANADLLDDRAVSRPEEVSVSVDAADWGESSHEVQGWVLTPPDFDPDETYPLAVEVHGGPHAMWTTSGTMWHEFQTLAARGYVVFWSNPRGSTGYGQDFAEAIERDWGAVTAADVLAGVDEVTDRAYVDGDQVFLTGGSFGGFMTAWLVGHTDRFTAAVSQRGVYDLTGFYGSTDMAYKLVEGDFDAVPWEDADFLWEQSPVSSADAVETPTLVLHSEDDYRTPASTAELFYRALRKHGIDTRLVRYPDEGHELSRSGQPNHIVDRVERIARWFDGYSEYHDTPRALDREDEAGLSAGEEDGGDGDGAGTGDGEEGATD from the coding sequence ATGGAACGGATCGAGGCCACGGACTTTCACGACCTCGCGGGGGTCACCGAGCCCCGCGTCGCGCCGGGTGGCGAGCGCGTCGCGTTCGTCCGCGCGGAGCCGAGCGAGGAGGGGGACAGCTACGAGGCGACGGTCCACCTGGCCCCGACCGGCGGCGGCCAGCCCCGCCGCTTCACCCTCGCGGAGGGGGTCGACAGCCAGCCCCGGTTCAGCCCGGGCGGCGACCGGCTGGCCTTCGTCTCCACCCGCGGGGCCGACGACGACCGCCCGCAGCTGTGGGTCGTGCCGACCGACGGCGGCGAGGCCCGCCAGGTCACCGACGTCGTCGGCGGCGTCGAGGGCATCGCGTGGGGGCCGGCGGGCGACCGGGTGGCGTTCGTCCAGCGGGTCACCGCCGACGACCGCGAGGCCGACCGGGACCTGTCGGTCCCCGACGACTACGAGCCCGAGCCCCCGGACCCGCGGGTGATCGACCGGACGGTCTACCGGTCGATGGAGGAGTACTTCGACGGCCGCCGCGGGCAGGTCTACCTCGCCCACCTCGGCGGTGCGCCCGAGGACGCGCCGGGGCCGACCGGCGGCGAGGGCGACGAAATCGAGCGGGTCACCGACGCCGACCGCGACCACGCCACCCCCGAGTTCGGCGACGCCGACACCCTCTACTACACGGTCCGGGACGGCGAGCCCGACCCCGACGACTCGAACGAGCACACCATCGTCGCCTACGACACGGCGTCCGGGGAGCGCGAGGCACTCCACACCACGACGGCGTGGGCGACGACGCTCGCGGCGACGGGTGACGGCCGCGTCGCCTACACCTACGTCGAGGACGACCGTGCCTCGATGCGTCCCGTGGAGGCCCGGGTCTACGAGGTCGAGGCAGGGGAGGTCCACACCCCGATGGCCGCCCTCGACCGGACGCTGAGTTTCGACCACTCGGTCCAGTGGGGGCCCGACGACGAGTCGCTGTACCTGGTGACGCCCGACGAGGGCGCGGGGGCGGTGTGGGCGGCTCCCTGGGACGGCGACGGGAGCGACGCCGAGCGGGTCGTCCGCGAAGCGTGGGCCAGCGTCGACGGCCTCCACGTCGGCGAGGACCTGCTCGCGGTCGTCCGCAGCGAGTGGGACCACCCCGGGGACCTGTACGTGACCACGCCCGGCGGGACGGAGGAACGCCGGCTCACCCGGGCAAACGCCGACCTGCTGGACGACCGGGCGGTCTCCCGGCCGGAGGAGGTCTCGGTCAGCGTCGACGCGGCGGATTGGGGCGAGAGCAGCCACGAGGTCCAGGGCTGGGTGCTCACGCCGCCCGATTTCGACCCCGACGAGACCTACCCGCTGGCGGTGGAGGTCCACGGCGGTCCCCACGCCATGTGGACCACGAGCGGGACGATGTGGCACGAGTTCCAGACGCTCGCGGCCCGGGGCTACGTCGTCTTCTGGTCGAACCCCCGGGGGTCGACGGGCTACGGCCAGGACTTCGCCGAGGCCATCGAGCGCGACTGGGGGGCCGTGACGGCCGCGGACGTGCTCGCGGGCGTCGACGAGGTGACCGACCGCGCGTACGTCGACGGCGACCAGGTCTTTCTCACCGGTGGGAGCTTCGGCGGCTTCATGACCGCCTGGCTGGTCGGGCACACCGACCGCTTCACCGCCGCGGTCTCCCAGCGCGGGGTCTACGACCTCACCGGCTTCTACGGCTCGACGGACATGGCCTACAAGCTCGTCGAGGGCGACTTCGACGCCGTCCCCTGGGAGGACGCCGACTTCCTCTGGGAGCAGTCGCCGGTCAGCAGCGCCGACGCCGTCGAGACCCCGACGCTCGTGCTCCACAGCGAGGACGACTACCGGACGCCGGCCTCCACGGCCGAACTCTTCTATCGGGCCCTCCGCAAGCACGGCATCGACACCCGCCTCGTCCGCTATCCGGACGAGGGCCACGAACTCTCCCGGTCCGGCCAGCCGAACCACATCGTCGACCGGGTCGAGCGCATCGCCCGGTGGTTCGACGGCTACTCCGAGTACCACGACACTCCACGTGCACTCGACCGCGAGGACGAGGCGGGGCTGTCGGCCGGCGAAGAGGACGGCGGGGACGGCGACGGCGCCGGAACCGGAGACGGAGAAGAGGGAGCCACCGACTGA
- a CDS encoding MATE family efflux transporter, with protein MSVRSRVRDVLDRFPSALARLGVVERSSATEAFDLAVPVMVTGGLRVLLRIADFLFVGIALGDAAIGGLEIGFQYYFIGFGLSLALTSGTISVVSRLQGEGRGGRANLAVKQSLLLSTAIALPLTAASWLYAEPMVAILTDDPAVVGYGAAYLQVVMLSLVFRFYSMVAARALAGSADTRTPMYVRLLTLPTNLVLNAVLVFGLGPFPALGVVGAAIGTAVANTLASLVFLALLVSGRYAVTLPLSRPHFEFGLNREIVRVAAPLAGMRMLQSTARFPFLFILGVLGTPALAAYAIGRRVMLLALMPAWGYATAASTLVGQAIGAGDRDDATDYGWQTLRIGLATQLLLAVVLVVAARPLALAFGTEYVDLTVDFIRVFGLVTAGFSISRTMRGSLRGAGDTRWPLYAELLGSYLVRIPIAALALPATVSVSVAGFSFAPGMDLGYTAVFLALFVDFYAKAAVNTGRFWSGKWWGVAQRAST; from the coding sequence ATGAGTGTCCGCAGTCGCGTGCGCGACGTCCTCGACCGCTTCCCGTCGGCGCTGGCCCGGCTGGGGGTCGTCGAGCGCTCCAGCGCGACCGAGGCCTTCGACCTGGCCGTGCCGGTGATGGTCACCGGCGGGCTCCGGGTACTGCTCCGGATCGCCGACTTCCTCTTCGTCGGGATCGCGCTCGGCGACGCCGCCATCGGCGGCCTCGAGATCGGCTTCCAGTACTACTTCATCGGCTTCGGGCTCTCGCTCGCCCTGACCAGCGGCACGATAAGCGTCGTCTCCCGGCTCCAGGGCGAGGGGCGGGGCGGCCGGGCGAACCTCGCGGTCAAGCAGTCGCTGCTGCTCTCGACGGCCATCGCCCTCCCCCTGACGGCCGCCTCGTGGCTCTACGCCGAGCCGATGGTGGCGATACTCACCGACGATCCCGCCGTCGTCGGCTACGGCGCGGCCTACCTCCAGGTCGTGATGCTGTCGCTCGTCTTCCGCTTCTACTCGATGGTCGCCGCGCGGGCGCTGGCGGGTAGTGCGGACACCCGAACGCCCATGTACGTCCGCCTGCTGACGCTGCCGACCAACCTCGTGCTCAACGCCGTGCTGGTCTTCGGGCTCGGTCCCTTCCCCGCGCTGGGGGTCGTCGGCGCCGCCATCGGCACCGCCGTCGCAAACACCCTGGCCTCGCTCGTGTTCCTGGCGCTGCTCGTCTCGGGCCGGTACGCCGTCACGCTCCCGCTCTCGCGGCCCCACTTCGAGTTCGGCCTGAACCGCGAGATCGTCCGTGTGGCCGCGCCGCTTGCCGGGATGCGGATGCTCCAGTCGACCGCCCGCTTTCCCTTTCTGTTCATCCTGGGCGTGCTCGGGACGCCCGCGCTGGCCGCCTACGCCATCGGCCGCCGGGTGATGCTGCTCGCGCTGATGCCCGCCTGGGGTTACGCGACCGCCGCGAGCACGCTCGTCGGCCAGGCCATCGGCGCCGGCGACCGCGACGACGCGACGGACTACGGCTGGCAGACCCTGCGGATCGGGCTGGCGACCCAGCTCCTGCTGGCGGTCGTGCTCGTCGTCGCCGCCCGGCCGCTGGCGCTCGCCTTCGGGACGGAGTACGTCGACCTCACGGTCGACTTCATCCGCGTGTTCGGGCTCGTCACCGCCGGCTTCAGCATCTCCCGGACGATGCGGGGGAGCCTCCGTGGGGCGGGTGACACCCGGTGGCCGCTGTACGCCGAGTTGCTGGGCTCCTATCTGGTCCGGATCCCCATCGCCGCGCTCGCGCTCCCCGCGACCGTCTCGGTTTCGGTCGCCGGCTTCTCGTTTGCGCCCGGGATGGACCTGGGATACACGGCGGTCTTCCTGGCGCTGTTCGTCGACTTCTACGCCAAGGCCGCGGTCAACACCGGCCGGTTCTGGTCGGGCAAGTGGTGGGGCGTCGCCCAGCGGGCGAGCACCTGA
- a CDS encoding NAD(P)/FAD-dependent oxidoreductase, whose amino-acid sequence MTRYDVVVVGGGVAGLSAAIFTARHGLDTLVVDAGGSLLRRNAHLENFPGFPAGVNGRHLLDLLGEQAERAGCRQVEARVASVEQTEEGFGVETAAGDRYRTAYVVAATKNAVGYLEGIDGVGIIDRGKAFIDTDERGRTGVDGLYAAGRLAEKPHQAAVCAGHGAEVGVTILEDDDRPFYHDWVAPEGYFTDRDRPLPPGCEEVDEAERREREAESLATMRERFAEPHPDDQVTHPSLED is encoded by the coding sequence ATGACCCGGTACGACGTGGTCGTCGTCGGCGGTGGTGTGGCCGGACTCTCCGCAGCCATCTTCACCGCCCGCCACGGCCTCGACACGCTCGTGGTCGATGCGGGCGGGTCGTTGCTCCGGCGGAACGCCCACCTGGAGAACTTCCCCGGCTTCCCCGCCGGCGTCAACGGCCGACACCTGCTCGACCTGCTCGGCGAGCAGGCCGAACGGGCCGGCTGTCGACAGGTCGAGGCGAGGGTAGCCAGCGTCGAACAGACCGAGGAGGGCTTCGGGGTCGAGACTGCGGCCGGCGACCGGTACCGCACGGCGTACGTCGTCGCGGCGACCAAGAACGCGGTCGGCTACCTCGAGGGGATCGACGGCGTCGGCATCATCGACCGCGGGAAGGCGTTCATCGACACCGACGAGCGCGGCCGGACCGGCGTCGACGGGCTCTACGCGGCGGGGCGGCTCGCCGAAAAACCCCACCAGGCGGCGGTCTGTGCCGGCCACGGCGCCGAGGTCGGCGTGACGATACTGGAGGACGACGACCGGCCGTTCTACCACGACTGGGTCGCCCCCGAGGGCTACTTCACCGACCGCGACCGGCCGCTGCCGCCGGGCTGTGAGGAGGTCGACGAGGCCGAGCGCCGCGAGCGGGAGGCGGAATCCCTGGCCACGATGCGCGAGCGCTTCGCCGAGCCACACCCCGACGACCAGGTCACGCACCCGAGCCTGGAGGACTGA
- a CDS encoding CBS domain-containing protein gives MDDTPVSGIMTSPVLTVDGEMTVVEAARTLREEHVGSLVVGEEIVDGIVTEADVVAAVGEEVDLESTTVAEIMSDPVVTIRPDESVRVAGERMGHNGVKKLPVTEDGEPVGIVTTTDLAHFVPRNRLQMASQPEPDVREGEYE, from the coding sequence ATGGACGACACCCCGGTCAGCGGTATCATGACCAGCCCCGTCCTCACTGTCGACGGGGAGATGACAGTCGTCGAAGCTGCCCGGACACTCAGAGAGGAACACGTCGGCTCGCTCGTCGTCGGCGAGGAGATCGTCGACGGGATCGTCACCGAGGCCGACGTCGTCGCTGCGGTCGGCGAGGAGGTCGACCTCGAGTCGACGACGGTCGCCGAGATCATGTCGGACCCGGTGGTGACGATCCGGCCCGACGAGTCGGTCAGGGTCGCTGGCGAGCGGATGGGGCACAACGGCGTCAAGAAGCTCCCCGTCACCGAGGACGGGGAGCCGGTCGGTATCGTCACGACGACCGATCTGGCCCACTTCGTCCCGCGCAACCGCCTCCAGATGGCCAGCCAGCCCGAACCCGACGTCCGGGAAGGCGAGTACGAGTAG
- a CDS encoding DUF7860 family protein: protein MRRQRLNADCTACPGAAATVGGWSARNEFAFRRWAGTTPTYATRDYAPNAKLGFLAGLALWTVGALGGVVGPALFGPLPGWETMLLADAEVLGVPVGLLSLVVFGVELPPVE from the coding sequence ATACGGCGCCAGCGGCTTAATGCTGACTGCACCGCGTGCCCGGGAGCAGCCGCCACAGTCGGTGGGTGGTCGGCTCGAAACGAATTCGCTTTTCGCCGGTGGGCCGGTACCACGCCGACGTACGCGACGCGTGATTACGCCCCGAACGCCAAGCTCGGCTTTCTCGCCGGACTGGCGCTGTGGACGGTCGGAGCGCTTGGCGGAGTGGTCGGACCGGCCCTGTTCGGCCCCCTGCCTGGGTGGGAGACGATGCTGCTCGCTGACGCCGAGGTCCTCGGCGTGCCGGTCGGGCTGCTGTCACTGGTTGTGTTCGGTGTCGAACTCCCGCCGGTCGAATGA
- a CDS encoding DUF7089 family protein yields MFAERDLAPAVAAVREAHGGLVLDCEQDFETLPPAAAEDLGLLVDGLDPFDAPDAWLPPDAPEVLREYASGTFTVGMPGDGSVAWTRQTDPPVVVCKPRLDESPAAFADFLVAEATVQAGLGDPEHFLGFFQGRYPEFDAALDALGPVETYQVAAACHDAYLGLATRDIFAGWRDGETAPLFEAWMDAGDRLTGRLEELPGAVARGETGFADAAELACSGVKHALDIPSPFDALDAAAYRDHGADYAVRWAERTAETVE; encoded by the coding sequence ATGTTCGCCGAGCGCGACCTCGCGCCGGCGGTGGCGGCGGTCCGCGAGGCACACGGCGGTCTCGTACTCGACTGCGAGCAGGATTTCGAGACGCTCCCCCCCGCCGCGGCCGAGGACCTGGGCCTGCTGGTCGACGGCCTCGACCCCTTCGACGCCCCCGACGCGTGGCTGCCGCCGGACGCCCCGGAGGTCCTCCGGGAGTACGCCAGCGGCACCTTCACCGTGGGGATGCCCGGCGACGGCAGCGTGGCCTGGACGCGCCAGACCGACCCGCCGGTCGTCGTCTGCAAACCCCGGCTCGACGAGTCACCGGCGGCCTTTGCGGACTTCCTTGTCGCCGAGGCCACCGTCCAGGCGGGGCTGGGCGACCCCGAACACTTCCTGGGCTTTTTCCAGGGCCGCTATCCCGAGTTCGACGCCGCCCTGGACGCGCTCGGGCCCGTCGAGACCTACCAGGTGGCCGCCGCGTGTCACGACGCCTACCTGGGACTCGCCACCCGCGACATCTTCGCTGGGTGGAGAGACGGTGAGACGGCCCCGCTGTTCGAGGCCTGGATGGACGCCGGCGACCGGCTGACCGGCCGTCTTGAGGAACTGCCCGGAGCGGTCGCCCGCGGGGAGACCGGCTTCGCCGACGCCGCCGAACTCGCCTGCAGCGGCGTCAAGCACGCGCTCGACATCCCGTCACCCTTCGACGCGCTGGACGCCGCGGCCTACCGCGACCACGGCGCGGACTACGCCGTCCGGTGGGCCGAGAGGACCGCCGAGACGGTCGAGTGA
- a CDS encoding ORC1-type DNA replication protein: MTDDPEEGMLSWDESVFRDERVFEIDYVPETFSHRETQMESLKYALRPAVRGSRPLNVMAQGPPGTGKTTAIQVLFDELRAQTDVQAVRVNCQVNSTRYSVFSRLFEGVFDYEPPSSGISFKKLFSQVTDRLVEDDEVLVVALDDVNYLFYESEASDTLYSLLRAHEEQGGARIGVILVSSDLDLEIIEALDSRVQSVFRPEEVYFPSYDEPEIADILAERAKRGFHDDVIAAPTLDRVAELTAEQGGDLRVGIDLLHRAGLNAEMRASREVERQDVEEAYDKSRYVHLSRRLQGLSDSERALVEVIADHDGKRAGDIYEVFHEETDLGYTRYSEIINKLDQLGVIDATYTDVEGRGRSRELTLNYEPEAVLDRL; encoded by the coding sequence ATGACCGACGACCCCGAGGAGGGGATGCTGTCCTGGGACGAGTCGGTGTTCCGCGACGAGCGCGTCTTCGAGATCGACTACGTCCCCGAGACGTTCAGCCACCGCGAGACCCAGATGGAGAGCCTGAAGTACGCCCTCCGCCCCGCAGTCCGGGGGTCCCGGCCGCTGAACGTCATGGCCCAGGGCCCGCCGGGGACGGGCAAGACCACCGCCATCCAGGTGCTGTTCGACGAACTCCGCGCCCAGACCGACGTCCAGGCGGTGCGGGTCAACTGCCAGGTCAACTCCACCCGCTACTCGGTGTTCTCGCGGCTGTTCGAGGGCGTCTTCGACTACGAGCCCCCCTCCTCGGGCATCTCCTTCAAGAAGCTGTTCTCGCAGGTGACCGACCGCCTGGTCGAAGACGACGAGGTGCTCGTCGTGGCGCTCGACGACGTCAACTACCTCTTCTACGAGTCCGAGGCCTCCGACACCCTCTATTCGCTGCTCCGGGCTCACGAGGAGCAGGGCGGGGCCCGGATCGGCGTCATCCTGGTCTCCTCGGACCTCGACCTCGAGATCATCGAGGCGCTGGACAGCCGGGTCCAGAGCGTCTTCCGGCCGGAAGAAGTCTACTTCCCCAGCTACGACGAGCCCGAGATCGCGGACATCCTCGCCGAGCGCGCCAAGCGGGGCTTTCACGACGACGTCATCGCCGCCCCGACGCTGGACCGCGTCGCGGAACTCACCGCCGAGCAGGGCGGGGACCTGCGCGTGGGGATCGACCTGCTCCACCGCGCGGGGCTGAACGCCGAGATGCGCGCCAGCCGCGAGGTGGAACGGCAAGATGTCGAGGAAGCCTACGACAAGTCCCGCTACGTCCACCTCTCGCGGCGCCTGCAGGGACTCTCCGACTCCGAGCGGGCGCTCGTGGAGGTCATCGCCGACCACGACGGCAAGCGGGCCGGCGACATCTACGAGGTCTTCCACGAGGAGACCGACCTGGGCTACACCCGCTACTCGGAGATCATCAACAAGCTCGACCAGCTGGGCGTCATCGACGCCACCTACACCGACGTCGAGGGCCGGGGTCGCTCCCGGGAACTGACGCTGAACTACGAGCCCGAGGCGGTGCTGGACCGGCTGTAG
- a CDS encoding zinc ribbon domain-containing protein, whose amino-acid sequence MSLLDTLLGTDDTDDGELETDGGVAADDGGVAAGGDASGDAAAGGRRARCRNCGQYYGAAAETCPHCGSGNKLLGGPADGTRQRR is encoded by the coding sequence ATGAGCCTACTCGACACGCTCCTCGGAACCGACGACACGGACGACGGCGAACTGGAAACGGACGGTGGCGTGGCTGCAGACGACGGCGGGGTGGCCGCGGGTGGCGACGCAAGCGGAGACGCGGCTGCCGGCGGCCGGCGCGCCCGGTGCCGGAACTGCGGGCAGTACTACGGGGCAGCGGCGGAGACCTGTCCGCACTGCGGGTCGGGCAACAAGCTGCTGGGCGGGCCCGCGGACGGGACCCGCCAGCGCCGGTGA
- a CDS encoding helix-turn-helix domain-containing protein yields the protein MRYLEVSVSQSPGERNPMHQFVVERDAYGPARLLHREAGESTHAMLVHVEGPTEPYREALEAREAVRAYELSPCPDDSFYLYVREALTGEDREFSAAFSQPGLLLLMPVEYRTDGTVHLTAVGPAGAVQAAVEDIPETMGVEVVSVGEYAAGRVEARQGLTQRQFEAARAAVETGYYRSPREATLSEVADRLDCATGTAGELLRRAERTVMADLVSGGPF from the coding sequence ATGCGCTATCTCGAGGTGAGCGTCTCCCAGTCTCCCGGAGAGCGCAACCCGATGCACCAGTTCGTCGTCGAGCGCGACGCCTACGGGCCGGCGCGGCTGCTCCACCGCGAGGCGGGGGAGTCGACGCACGCCATGCTCGTCCACGTCGAGGGGCCGACCGAGCCATACCGGGAGGCGCTGGAGGCCCGCGAGGCGGTCCGGGCCTACGAGCTCAGCCCCTGCCCGGACGACTCGTTTTACCTGTACGTCCGGGAGGCGCTGACCGGCGAGGACCGGGAGTTCTCGGCGGCCTTCAGCCAGCCCGGGCTGCTTCTGTTGATGCCCGTCGAGTACCGCACCGACGGCACCGTCCACCTCACGGCCGTCGGCCCGGCGGGAGCGGTCCAGGCGGCCGTCGAGGACATCCCCGAGACGATGGGTGTCGAGGTGGTCTCGGTCGGGGAGTACGCGGCCGGCCGGGTCGAGGCTCGGCAGGGACTGACCCAGCGCCAGTTCGAGGCCGCCCGCGCGGCCGTCGAGACCGGCTATTACCGGTCGCCCCGCGAGGCCACCCTCTCGGAAGTGGCCGACAGGCTCGACTGTGCGACCGGCACCGCGGGCGAACTGCTCCGGCGGGCCGAGCGGACCGTCATGGCCGACCTGGTCTCCGGCGGCCCGTTCTGA
- a CDS encoding helix-hairpin-helix domain-containing protein codes for MESDADTDPGSDADLDLESIPGVGAKTADALRDLEAPERALREGDVATLARAPGVSEGRAARIARAAVRRRHDDPGGFLATDRARELYRDTLALLQERAVTDYGAKRLETFYPSASESRIEEARAFAERALARDPDPSVREALTDVAPLGSPGDVRVRDRCLATSDAETYARAREAVPELSVELVDDARQLAELARGYATVIALDSEFAGIDVEGDVRVQSDALENPVEVVPERTLQFFATNRGPLRAAVTVARRADLDVACDLETLADALERLDDEGEVTGDDELDRLAAAVEGLDTAVAEAERVANDGLREAIEARDVTIEGTDLLSLVEQGAGVDSLLSQELSGEYEAAVERAREHLVDALDLEGTADLARRAFGDRPTYPVERDEEVVSRLREELRAARDRRRTRRKRELARDLAGLRGDAEALVSAALELDVELAVARFAADFDCTMPAIEGEGFEVEGGRSPLLDVPFGEVEPVDYGVEGVALLSGVNSGGKTSTLDLVALVVTLAHMGLPVPAERARVGRVAELHYYAKSQGTLDAGAFESTLREFGDLVTEVSADRPVLVLVDELESITEPGAAADIMAGILESLSDRDATAVFVSHLAREIRAAAEADLAVDGIEAEGLVDGELRVNRSPVKGTLARSTPELIVEKLAGEDGTGFYEGLLEKF; via the coding sequence ATGGAGTCGGACGCCGACACGGACCCTGGCTCGGACGCCGACCTCGACCTGGAGTCGATCCCCGGCGTGGGGGCCAAGACTGCCGACGCCCTCCGGGACCTGGAGGCCCCCGAGCGGGCGCTCCGGGAGGGCGACGTCGCCACGCTCGCCCGGGCACCCGGGGTCAGCGAGGGGCGGGCCGCCCGCATCGCCCGCGCGGCCGTCCGGCGGCGCCACGACGACCCCGGCGGGTTTCTCGCCACCGACCGCGCCCGCGAGCTCTACCGTGACACCCTCGCGCTGCTCCAGGAGCGGGCGGTCACCGACTACGGTGCCAAACGGCTGGAGACGTTCTACCCGAGCGCCAGCGAGTCGCGGATCGAGGAAGCCCGCGCCTTCGCCGAGCGGGCGCTGGCCCGCGACCCCGACCCGTCGGTTCGGGAGGCGCTGACCGACGTCGCACCCCTCGGCTCACCCGGAGACGTCCGCGTCCGTGACCGCTGTCTCGCCACGAGCGACGCCGAGACCTACGCCCGCGCCCGGGAGGCGGTGCCCGAGCTGAGCGTCGAACTCGTCGACGACGCCCGCCAGCTGGCCGAGCTCGCCCGCGGGTACGCCACCGTAATTGCCCTCGATTCGGAGTTCGCGGGGATCGACGTCGAGGGCGACGTCCGGGTCCAGTCCGACGCCCTCGAGAATCCCGTTGAGGTGGTCCCCGAGCGAACCCTCCAGTTCTTCGCGACGAACCGTGGGCCGCTCCGGGCCGCGGTGACCGTCGCCCGCCGGGCCGACCTCGACGTCGCCTGCGACCTGGAGACGCTGGCCGACGCCCTGGAGCGGCTCGACGACGAGGGCGAGGTGACCGGCGACGACGAACTCGACCGGCTGGCCGCGGCCGTCGAGGGACTCGATACCGCGGTCGCGGAGGCCGAGCGGGTCGCCAACGACGGCCTCCGGGAGGCCATCGAGGCCCGCGACGTCACCATCGAGGGGACCGACCTCCTCTCGCTGGTCGAGCAGGGCGCCGGCGTGGACTCGCTGCTCTCCCAGGAGCTCTCCGGGGAGTACGAGGCCGCCGTCGAGCGCGCTCGCGAGCACCTCGTCGACGCGCTCGACCTGGAGGGGACTGCCGACCTGGCCCGGCGGGCCTTCGGTGACCGTCCGACCTACCCCGTGGAACGCGACGAGGAGGTCGTCTCGCGCCTGCGCGAGGAGTTGCGGGCCGCCCGGGACCGCCGCCGGACCCGCCGGAAGCGCGAACTCGCCCGCGACCTCGCGGGGCTGCGCGGGGACGCCGAGGCGCTGGTCTCGGCCGCCCTCGAGCTGGACGTCGAACTCGCGGTCGCCCGCTTCGCCGCCGACTTCGACTGTACGATGCCGGCCATCGAGGGAGAGGGGTTCGAGGTCGAGGGCGGCCGGTCGCCGCTGCTCGATGTGCCCTTCGGGGAGGTCGAACCCGTCGACTACGGTGTCGAGGGGGTGGCGCTGCTCTCGGGGGTCAACAGCGGCGGGAAGACCTCGACGCTTGACCTGGTGGCGCTCGTCGTAACGCTCGCGCACATGGGTCTGCCCGTGCCCGCCGAGCGGGCCCGCGTCGGGCGCGTCGCGGAACTCCACTACTACGCCAAGAGCCAGGGCACCCTCGACGCGGGAGCCTTCGAGTCGACGCTCCGAGAGTTTGGCGACCTCGTCACCGAAGTGAGCGCCGACCGCCCCGTCCTCGTGCTCGTCGACGAACTCGAGAGCATCACCGAGCCGGGCGCTGCCGCAGACATCATGGCGGGCATCCTGGAGTCGCTTTCCGACCGGGACGCAACGGCGGTGTTCGTCTCGCATCTCGCCCGGGAGATCCGGGCGGCCGCCGAGGCCGACCTGGCCGTCGACGGCATCGAGGCCGAGGGGTTGGTCGACGGGGAGTTGCGGGTGAATCGCTCGCCGGTCAAGGGGACGCTGGCCCGCTCGACCCCCGAACTCATCGTCGAGAAGCTCGCCGGCGAGGACGGGACCGGCTTCTACGAGGGGTTGCTCGAGAAGTTCTGA
- a CDS encoding metallophosphoesterase family protein, whose translation MQVGLISDIHGNRVALEAVLADMPPVDRLVCAGDVVGYNPWHADCVDAMRERAVPTVMGNHDRAVAGGAHFAFNSMAGAGVRHAREALDDDQLEWLAALPNERAACEGRVRLVHGHPDDPDRYTYPAQFGPHLLDEEQVLVLGHTHVQHHERYDEGVVVNPGSVGQPRDGDPRAAYATLDLEGLRVEEHRVEYDVDEVVAAIASAGLPTELGERLREGR comes from the coding sequence ATGCAGGTCGGTCTCATCTCCGATATCCACGGCAACCGGGTGGCGCTGGAGGCGGTGCTGGCGGACATGCCACCGGTCGACCGGCTGGTGTGTGCGGGCGACGTCGTCGGCTACAACCCCTGGCACGCCGACTGCGTCGACGCGATGCGCGAGCGGGCGGTGCCGACGGTGATGGGCAACCACGACCGCGCGGTCGCGGGCGGGGCGCACTTCGCCTTCAACTCGATGGCCGGCGCGGGCGTCCGGCACGCCCGCGAGGCGCTCGACGACGACCAGCTCGAGTGGCTCGCGGCCCTCCCAAACGAGCGGGCGGCCTGCGAGGGGCGTGTGCGGCTGGTCCACGGTCACCCCGACGACCCCGATCGGTACACCTACCCCGCGCAGTTCGGCCCCCACCTGCTCGACGAGGAGCAGGTGCTGGTGCTCGGACACACCCACGTCCAGCACCACGAGCGCTACGACGAGGGGGTGGTCGTGAACCCGGGCAGCGTGGGCCAGCCACGGGACGGCGACCCGCGGGCGGCGTACGCGACTCTCGACCTCGAGGGGCTGCGGGTCGAGGAACACCGCGTCGAGTACGACGTCGACGAGGTGGTCGCGGCCATCGCGTCGGCGGGGCTCCCCACCGAACTCGGCGAGCGGCTACGGGAAGGGCGGTAG